A stretch of Chitinophaga caeni DNA encodes these proteins:
- a CDS encoding ABC transporter permease produces MAENYSQWKAMLAISKASIRAIFRSPSAVVFSLAFPLVFILVFGFIGGKSSSVKVGIDATSNLENPVYMGLLRNKTMKLLTGKPADQLEADLQRGKIAAIMKIDAKSDSGTYKVHVKTSTAAGASYTFFMTELAETINKIDLSTHPRPSIAKIESITVPGRKYKTIDFILPGQLGFSLLSAAVFGTAFLFFSLRQTLVLKRFFATPIKRSYIILGEGLSRLVFQLFGSIIIIGIGYFGFGFTLIHGFATFLEMLFLSVLGLLVFMGFGFIVSGIAKNESTIPPFANIVTLPQFLLAGTFFPVEDFPNWLQPVCKAMPLTYLNDAMRQVAFEGLHIWDVWPQIGVLLLWGCIAYGIAVKVFRWE; encoded by the coding sequence ATGGCAGAAAATTACAGCCAATGGAAAGCAATGTTGGCGATATCGAAGGCAAGCATCAGGGCCATCTTTAGGAGTCCTTCCGCCGTGGTATTCAGCTTGGCTTTCCCTTTGGTGTTCATCTTGGTTTTTGGCTTTATCGGCGGTAAGTCCAGTTCGGTAAAAGTGGGTATCGATGCTACTTCTAATTTAGAAAACCCTGTTTACATGGGTTTGCTGAGAAATAAAACGATGAAGCTGCTCACCGGGAAGCCGGCTGACCAGCTGGAAGCTGATCTCCAGAGAGGTAAGATTGCCGCCATTATGAAAATTGATGCCAAGTCCGACAGTGGTACTTATAAAGTACATGTCAAAACCTCTACAGCAGCCGGGGCCAGCTATACCTTTTTCATGACCGAGCTTGCTGAAACCATAAATAAAATAGACCTTTCTACCCATCCGAGGCCTTCTATAGCCAAAATTGAATCGATCACGGTTCCGGGGAGAAAGTATAAGACCATCGATTTCATTTTACCGGGTCAACTGGGTTTTTCCCTTTTAAGTGCGGCGGTTTTCGGGACGGCCTTTTTATTCTTCAGCCTAAGGCAAACACTGGTTTTAAAAAGATTCTTTGCTACGCCTATTAAACGGTCGTACATTATACTAGGTGAAGGCTTGAGCCGCTTGGTATTCCAATTATTCGGATCAATTATCATCATCGGGATCGGTTATTTCGGGTTTGGCTTTACGCTCATCCACGGCTTTGCCACCTTTTTGGAGATGTTGTTTTTATCGGTCCTGGGTTTGCTCGTTTTCATGGGATTCGGGTTTATTGTAAGTGGAATAGCGAAAAACGAGAGCACGATACCACCCTTTGCTAATATCGTTACCCTACCCCAGTTTTTATTGGCAGGCACCTTCTTCCCTGTCGAGGATTTTCCCAATTGGTTACAACCGGTATGTAAGGCGATGCCCCTGACTTACCTCAACGATGCGATGCGGCAAGTGGCATTCGAGGGCTTGCATATCTGGGATGTTTGGCCACAAATCGGGGTTTTATTACTTTGGGGATGCATCGCTTACGGTATCGCCGTGAAAGTATTCCGCTGGGAATAA
- a CDS encoding SRPBCC family protein → MRIIKLFISSLLIFGILLFLISLLFPSTASSERSGSINAPMNVVMEQVSDLKNWHNWNPWSPGFDEKSGLELISMSAPSKGVGAHFEYKNPANGEMGKVTITKSTATELEYGVTFEGRKPMKGIIQIKPTVDQKGTAIRWVLEMHVGLLPWWKIRGFVMDRLYGPYIERGLNHLDKVCSGQ, encoded by the coding sequence ATGCGAATCATTAAACTATTCATTTCCAGCTTATTAATTTTCGGGATACTGCTATTTTTAATATCCCTGCTATTTCCGTCCACGGCTAGTTCAGAAAGATCGGGAAGCATCAATGCCCCGATGAACGTAGTTATGGAACAAGTATCGGATCTTAAAAACTGGCATAATTGGAATCCCTGGAGCCCGGGGTTCGATGAAAAATCCGGCCTGGAATTAATCAGTATGTCAGCACCCAGCAAGGGCGTCGGTGCGCATTTTGAATACAAGAATCCCGCAAATGGTGAAATGGGTAAAGTAACCATCACGAAAAGTACCGCTACGGAATTGGAATACGGTGTTACTTTCGAAGGACGCAAGCCGATGAAGGGTATTATACAAATTAAACCTACTGTAGATCAAAAAGGAACGGCGATCCGCTGGGTGTTGGAAATGCACGTAGGCTTATTGCCCTGGTGGAAAATCCGCGGGTTCGTGATGGATCGTTTATACGGCCCCTACATCGAGCGAGGTTTGAACCATCTTGACAAAGTCTGCTCGGGACAATAA
- a CDS encoding SRPBCC family protein has translation MQGLYILLGALLLVILGLFIYAMFLPNLVKVERSRTIPSSQEQLFEKINDLKSWPSWSPWFALDPGMLTKFSEISHGAGAHYTWESKNQHVGKGSVTILESKPYTLIITQVKFVGRRESKSMFRLEAMEGNQVKTRVTWTLESNLGQNPVSRIFGRMMDKFVGPDFEKGLQRLEEVTTS, from the coding sequence ATGCAAGGCTTATATATTTTACTGGGCGCCTTACTCCTAGTAATATTAGGTTTATTTATTTACGCGATGTTCCTCCCGAACCTCGTGAAAGTAGAACGAAGCCGTACCATCCCCTCCTCACAAGAACAGTTATTCGAGAAGATAAACGACCTTAAATCCTGGCCTTCATGGAGCCCATGGTTCGCGCTGGATCCGGGTATGCTCACCAAGTTCAGCGAAATATCACATGGAGCCGGGGCGCATTATACCTGGGAAAGTAAAAACCAGCATGTTGGGAAAGGATCGGTTACCATCCTGGAATCCAAACCTTACACGTTGATTATCACCCAAGTAAAATTCGTGGGACGCCGGGAATCCAAAAGTATGTTCAGGCTAGAAGCCATGGAAGGCAACCAGGTTAAAACGCGCGTTACCTGGACACTTGAATCCAATCTCGGGCAAAACCCGGTTAGCCGCATCTTCGGTAGGATGATGGATAAATTCGTTGGCCCGGATTTCGAAAAAGGCTTACAACGTTTAGAAGAAGTTACAACAAGTTAG